A region of the Salvelinus namaycush isolate Seneca unplaced genomic scaffold, SaNama_1.0 Scaffold905, whole genome shotgun sequence genome:
ACACAATGAAACATATAGAATGGattttaaaaataatatatatatatataaaatatatataatttcttTAAAAATTCTTCATTGGAAGTTCCCATAATCAAATCTTCCGTCATTCTGTGACGCCATTGGTATTATTGTTTCAAATCTCCTTTTCCTCTGTAGAACCTAGAAGGTTAAATATATTATTAAATCTATTCAAAACGGACACAGCGTATCAACAGAAAGTGACTCTTGTTATCAGGTTGTAATGTTGTTGCTCGTGAAGGAGTGATCGGCGTTAAAGCAGAAGTCGTGTTTTTGTAAGAGCTCACCTGATGAACGAAGAGGATAACAATGGCAGAGATGACTATTAATATGGTGGCAGCGGCCAGTCCTGCTAGGGGTAGTCTGACTGACGTTTCTCCCGTTACATCATCTCTTCTCTGGGCCTCTGGGGTAAAGCACTCAGGTTCCTCTACAGAAATTCACCAAAATGCACAATCTTATCAACGGTCACATCTGAATTCAATAAGCATATTGTTTTGAGAACTAGGGCTCAATGCTAACTTCAAGTCTGCGTCTTTAACCCAACCCCAATATTCTCACACAAATCACAATTGAATCAAAGCGTGGTTCAAAGTCCACATGATAGGTACGTACATAATGTCATTAGCATTCAGCCTTTAGATGTATGTATCCCTAATATACAGTTAGCATTCAGTATTACCTGTTATATAGAGAAGGGTGCCATTCCCAAACGTCCTGAGGTATGGCGGAGGGTACAGGACTTCTATGGCACAGCGGTACAGGTCAGTGTCGTTACCCCGGAGACCAGAGATAGTCAGGTTCACCTTGCCAGGCTCTAACTGGCCTCGACAACGCACcgtcctctctgcctctccctccgtCTGGAAGTCTGTATTTGTGTTGGTGAAGGAGGAGGTGCACACCTTCTGTTCTTCCTGCTCGCCGTACATCCCCCGATACAGAGCGATCCTTAGCTCCTCCGGTTCATGTCTCCCCGTGTGGTGGTAGGAGCAGAATAACTCCACCTCACCACGATGACTCACCACACGGTACGGCTGGGAAACCTTCAGGGCTGGagagaggtgggtagagagagagaaaagggggagagagagagagacaaagagaggtcAGATTCACTCACTGCTGTTGCTGAGCTTGTATCCAATACAGGTCCACATCATCCAGAAATAGGGGCCCACCTCATAACACCTAAGGTCCCAACAACACAATACAACTAACAACTAACTCTGCATTGGCTAAATCTAGTCCTTAAAGAAATGTCTTGTATCATATTTGAAAAGGTACTCACCATTCCACACTGGGAGGCAAAGACCGAGACAGAGAAATGTCAACAGGCTGAGACTCATGATGATGAGAAGAAGTGTACCTCGTCCCCAAAAAAATAATCTTCTCAGACTTTTATATTACCAAGTCTTTCGGAAAGACGTTTGAGATTGTGCGATGATCGACGCCATAGACAGCACATATATACCTCAGTACCAGTAATACCAAACCACCAATTCAGGTGTACAGTTCATTATTCTGGTAAAAGAGTTTCCATTTATCAACGGAAAATATGCAAAGTGAATATAAAGAGAAAAAAACACCCAGAGTAAAACACTGAAAATGATCAGTCATAATGAAAATGCTGATTTGTGAAATTGTAACCTTATGTTATTGACGTCACTGTCGATCGGGAAACGTCTTCGGCTCTTCAGTGTCGAACGCTGAGAACCaatgatggaggagaggaggtgtgaCACCACTCTTATGGTAGATTATGGTTTCTCtgaaatgggaccctattccccacatgtcctggtcaaaggtagtgcacaaatgaagggaatagggtctataggGCTCTGTAGTGCCCTattaagggaatagggtctataggGCTCTGTAGTGCCCTattaagggaatagggtctataggGCTCTGTAGTGCACTCcatttgaccagggtctataggacTCTGTAGTGCCCTattaagggaatagggtctataggGCTCTGTAGTGCACTCCATTTGACAAGGGTCTATAGGGCTCTGTAGTGCACTCcatttgaccagggtctataggcctctgtagtgCACTCcatttgaccagggtctataggacTCTGTAGTGCACTCcatttgaccagggtctataggcctctgtagtgCACTCcatttgaccagggtctataggcctctgtagtgcactatataaggactAGGGATGCCTCCTTGATGTTTTCTAACCTATTTGACCCTGGTCAAATGGAGGCCCAGTGTCACAAGGAAGCTCCTCTGGTTAGGGGCTGAGTCCTACCGTGTCACAAGGAAGCTCCTCTGGTTAGGGGCTGAGTCCTACCGTGTCACAAGGAAGCTCCTCTGGTTAGGGGCTGAGTCCTACTGTGTCACAAGGAAGCTCCTCTGGTTAGGGGCTGAGTCCTACCGTGTCACAAGGAAGCTCCTCTGGTTAGGGGCAATATATGTCtatgtatatggccaatataccacggctaaggactgtaaCCAGGCACTAGGCTTCTTGTTATATAAAGTGCTGTAGTGGAGACAATACCAGGTGTACTCCGTATACACACTTATTCTTCAGTGGCCGTATATACTCACTTCTAAATCCCCAAGATGCTTAATCACAGTAGTGTAGGTGGAGGAACACGCTGTATCAATGTAGTGTAGGAGGAGGAACACCCTGTATCaatgtagtggaggaggaggaacaccctGTATCaatgtagtggaggaggaggaacacgCTGTATCAATGTAGTGTAGGAGGAGGAACACCCTGTATCaatgtagtggaggaggaggaacaccctGTATCaatgtagtggaggaggaggaacaccctGTATCaatgtagtggaggaggaggaacaccctGTATCaatgtagtggaggaggaggaacaccctGTATCAATGTAGTGGAGGTGGAGGAACACCCTGTATCAATGTAGTGTAGGAGGAGGAACACCCTGTATCAATGTAGTGTAGGAGGAGGAACACCCTGTATCaatgtagtggaggaggaggaacaccctGTATCAATGTAGTGTAGGTGGAGGAACACCCTGTATCAATGTAGTGTAGGAGGAGGAACACCCTGTATCAATGTAGTGTAGGAGGAGGAACACCCTGTATCAATGTAGTGTAGGAGGAGGAACACCCTGTATCAATGTAGTGTAGGAGGAGGAACACCCTGTATCAATGAAGAAGGTTGATGGTttagaatgtttagcttaaaaatGTTGATTAACTGTTAATTCTTCACAGGCGCAGCTCTgaaatgcacacggaggtaggcccacgagggaatgttactaaatgcaggtagcagggaaacacttctaaaatgcacacggaggtaggcccacgagggaatgttactaaatgcaggtagcagggaaacacttctaaaatgcacacggaggtaggcccacgagggaatgttactaaatgcaggtagcagggaaacacttctaaaatgcacacggaggtaggcctacgagggaatgttactaaatgcaggtagcagggaaacacttctaaaatgcacacggaggtaggtCTACGAGGGAATattactaaatgcaggtagcagggaaacacttctaaaatgcacacggaggtaggcctacgagggaatgttactaaatgcaggtagcagggaaacacttctaaaatgcacacggaggtaggcccacgagggaatgttactaaatgcaggtagcagggaaacacttctaaaatgcacacggaggtaggcccacgagggaatgttactaaatgcaggtagcagggaaacacttctaaaatgcacacggagttaggcccacgagggaatgttactaaatgcaggtagtagggaaacacttctaaaatgcacacggaggtaggcctacgagggaatgttactaaatgcaggtagcagggaaacacttctaaaatgcacacggaggtaggtCTACGAGGGAATattactaaatgcaggtagcagggaaacacttctaaaatgcacacggaggtaggcctacgagggaatgttactaaat
Encoded here:
- the LOC120043416 gene encoding cytotoxic T-lymphocyte protein 4-like — its product is MSLSLLTFLCLGLCLPVWNALKVSQPYRVVSHRGEVELFCSYHHTGRHEPEELRIALYRGMYGEQEEQKVCTSSFTNTNTDFQTEGEAERTVRCRGQLEPGKVNLTISGLRGNDTDLYRCAIEVLYPPPYLRTFGNGTLLYITEEPECFTPEAQRRDDVTGETSVRLPLAGLAAATILIVISAIVILFVHQVLQRKRRFETIIPMASQNDGRFDYGNFQ